The DNA window AGCAGACTGGCCTATTGATCGGGCATTACTGTTGCTCGTCAAACGCCTCCGACCGAGTGCCGAGATACTTTCCCTTCACCGGCCGGCTGTTTCGGTCGGGCGCAGGCAGGCCTCTTAAGTATCGGCGGTAAGCGGTGTCATTGGTGAGCGGTCGGCCGACGATCTCGCCATCGTCGACCTCGTAACCCACTGACAGCAAGCGCCTTTCGACAGCACCGAGCGTCAACTCTTGGTCGCCGATCTTCACGATCAACGGTTCGATGATCTGGACCTCATAGTGGTCGTCAAGACTGACCTCACGCGCCTCTAGGTTTGGCCCTACTGTCGGCGAGGATGCATCGTCCTTGAACCGGATTGATGCCCAGTCGCCGAAGACGGTCTGACCACCGATCAGTGCCGCGGCCTCGGCTACGTCGCGAGCATCAGCGGCGCTAACAGTCGTCAAATCCGGGATAAGGACTGGCGTAGACGTCGAAGTCTGAATGACAGACAGTGCCCGCAGATAGACCATGACATCGTCGGGGAAGGCGGCCTCATGAGAAGGGATCTCACGGTAGTCGACGAACGGGCCGACTCGCTGAGCGACCTCCAAAACGTTGCCAGTGGCGATGCTCTGGAGGAACTCGATACAGGGTAGGACTGCATCGATCTCCTCACCGACGATTCGCGCCCTGGTGAAACCCCAGGTGCCGGAACGTGTTTCAAGATCCGTACGAGTGTCAAACGTCAGATAACCCGACTCATCAGTGCCCGACTCCCACACGCCGGTCTGCTCGGGGCCGGTCCTAGCCGTGATCGAGAAGGTCAATGTGGGGCTGTATGTTCCGTCGGACCTGCGGACGCGAAAACGTGCAGCATAGTCTTCGCCCTGGCCCTGAAGGAGTACCTCGGTGAGCCCCCCGGACAGCGGAGCCCCCAGACCCCCGGGCAGATCAATGTCGACCTCGGCCGGCGCACTCAACGGCGTTCCGTACTTACGCCAACTGTCGTAAGCGTCTTCATCGAAAGCCGCATCCTCGGCTGCGAACCGCAGCCGAAATGGGATCGGGCGTTCACGCTGTGACTCGGAGAAGCGTTGGTACACACGGAAAGTAAGTGTTCGGCCGTCGGGTTGGATCTCTTGCGTGGCTGCAATCATGCCGTCACGGCGCGTAATCTCACCGGGTTCGAGGTCAATGCTGAACTCGTATCTAAAGTGCGGGTCAGTGTCGAGCACCTTGAATATCCGGTCGAGATGCGAAGAAATCTCGGCTGGTGTTACGAGCGCCACGTCATCAACGGTTCCCGTACTCAATGCTTCTCCCGCCGATACGTCGCGCCGCAGGATCGCTGACATCTCAGCCACCGCCGAGCGGAGACGCTCGGCGCCACCGTGCAGGTAATAGTCGATGACGTAGGGGTATTCACCGGCCAGCGTCTCGCAAAATGCGCGCCCTTCCCACTTGATGACTCGCCCAGGGGCGTTACGCCACGCGGTAATGCGTTGCTTTTCGTCCTCATTCAGCGCGAGCTCGGCATCCTCGAACATCTCGTTAATGACGTTATCGGGCATGGAATGAAACCAGTCGAGCTGATTGTCGACGGTATTGTCGACTGGCGCGATCAGGTACCAATCCCCCAGCGGCACGGGCGGTTCTCTGCGGACCAGACCTACCAGCACCCGCCGGAACGACTTCTCTATCTCCTTCTTTTGCGAGGCAGTGAGCGTCTTCGCGTAGCGCTTGATCTGATAGACGTCGTACTTGCCAGCTTCGCGTTTGCTCGGGTCTAGCACGTCGATGCCGAAGTCACCACGCGATGGGCGGACCCGGGTCGAAGACCTACGCTCGCTATAAAGCAAGTTGGCCAAGACCGTCTCAGCCTCATCGCCCCCAAGTTCCGACCATTCAACCCTGCCAGGCATATCACTCCTCGGTTCCCACACCCCACACAACGCGATCAGCTACGAAAGGTTCCTGTAGGTTCCCACGTTTGGTTGCATACACCCGTACCGGTGAACTGGGATTCTCTGATCTGTCTCGCGCCGGCTATATCGGCGCTTGTCCCACGAACCACATCCATTCCTACAGCCATAGCCGCGCCGCACAATCGCACGGACAGGCGGGTAGTCCGCCCAATGGTCAGAAACGGAGGCGATCCCGCGCAGAGGTCGATGTTGCCCTGATTGAGCACGCCGCGCACCGGCCCACCCCTCGGTCTCGGGGAAGACGATGACCGCGACGTCGTAGCCGACGATAGTGGCAGAGTCAGGCCGGCACGAAGTCCGAGTAGGTGTGCGTCATCGACGGCACCGCCGTGGCGGTGATACGCACACCGCGTCCGCGAACCACCGCGACGAAACTGGCGCCGGCATCAACCGGCGCAGGAACGATGTGGGGTTCGGGACTGTCTTCGACCTCGACATGGGTTACACCGAATGGCCTCAGTGCGATCATTGCGAGGCGTCCGCCTGAGGTATTGGTGAAGCGATACCGATTCGCCCCCAGCGGGATTGCTGACCAAGGTCGGCCGGCTGCAGCGTCCAGCCGGTAGGACTCCAGGTCCTCACGAACTTGACCGGCCAACTCGGTCTGACCAGATCTCTCGAAGTAGTCGAGGGCCGCCTCAAGGTTCGGAATGCCTTCGGCGAAACGCCGGATCTGGCACTGCGTCTGCCCGAGGTTGTTGGCGATGTCCGCCCAGCCCGAAACGTTGCCACGCTCCTTATAAATCTCGGCCGCCTCTTGAAGCAGTTCGATCGCTTCCTCTAGGTACGCCTGGTTGTCCTCGATTCGCGCCAGGCGGGCGAGAACTGCGCCGAGATTCTTACCTGCGCTGGCGATTCCGGGTTTGTCGTCTAGATCGCGGCAGATGGCAACCGCTTCCCGTAGCGGTGGAAGCGCCTCGGGGTACCGCTCGGCTTTCCCCAGCGCGCCGCCGATGTTGCTCAAAGCACTTGCTTCGCCGCGGCGGTTCGGCGGATCAGATTCCCGACAGGCTCGTACATCTTCCCAATAGATTTCGACGACTTCGTCGACGTCCCGGCCTTGATCGAGGTAGACGTTTCCCATGTTGGTGCGCGCAGCAATTGCCACACCGTCAACCCCGGCTTCCTCGGCGACCTCGGCGGCCCGCCGAAACGCTTCGAGCGCGTCGTCGAACTGGCGCATCTTCCGAAGAGCGGAACCGTAGTGGTTCAGTACGCACGCCGCATAGTGTCGGTTCTGCGCCTCGGGGACAAGTGATGCACCAACGACCGCGACGTCGTGGAATTCTTTGAGCCAGTGCCGCTGTGATCCCAATATCTCGCCGAGCCCGACCGCTAATGCCAGCATTAACTCGCGGTACTCGGGCTCGGCGCGCCTCGCGACCGCCAGGACGATGGCAACTGCCGTGGTGCGCTCCTCCTCGAACCAGGCAGCTGCGTGTTGTGCTGTAGGAAAGAATTTCTTGTTGTTGTCGTTCGGCACTCCCGTGAGCCAGTCGGCCGCAGCTCCGACACCCAAGAGGTATTTCACAACGATTACCTTCAACGCCCGCTCAGCGTCCTCGGGTTGCTCCGCCGACAACTCGGCCGAGTACAAGCGGATCAGGTCGTGCATGCTCCAGCGGTTGCGCACGTGCTGCTGGATGAGGTGACTGCGGACCAAAGTCATGAGTTGCGGCCGCACCGCAGTGTGTGATGCAGAGATCAGCCAGCCGGCCGCTACCAGGCCTACGTCGCCTCCGGGGACGACGGACAGCAGACGGAACAGGCGCTTCAAGTTGTCGGGCAATCTCTTGTAGGACAACGCAAACGCGGCCCGCACGGAGAGGTCTGTGCCGTAGTCCAGGCTGTTGAGCCTGTCCTCCTCGCTGGCTAGCTCCTCGACCACCTCGACGATCGGCCGGTCGGGTTCATCGGCAAGGAGTGCGGCCACGATCTGCAGTGCCAGCGGCAAGTGGTCACAGAGTTCGGCTAACCGCAGCGTGGCCTGCGGAGCCTGAGTCAGTCGCCCATCGTCCGGAGTGCGGGCGCGGACCGCGCTGATCAGAAGTTCGACCGCTTCGTCGGAACCCATCACGTCGACGTCGACGACTTTTGGCTTCGGTATGTGGCCGAACGTTTCCCGCGTCGTTACGGCGACTCGATGGATGGGACTGGCGGGCCGTAGTGGGTCGAACTGCGATGGATCGCTTGCGTTATCCAGCCAAAGCAGTACCGATTTTCCTTCCGCTGCGAGCTCGTTGAGCCGCTGCTGATACTGGATAGCCTGCTCGGCCGGATCGGCAGCGATCGCGGAGTCCTCGACCCCGAGCAGGATCAACAGTTTCGACAACACCACCGCGGGCTGCACCCGATCGTTGGAATCATCCGCGTAACCACGCAGATCGACAAAGAGAGCATGGTCGAACCGCCCGGCAGCAGCGGCAGCGGTCGCGGCCTGCCGCACCAGCGCCGTTTTCCCCGCCCCAGGGGGTCCGCTCACCACGACGATGCTGCTGCTCGGGTCACGGTCCGCGCCAGACAACAGATCAGCGATCCGCATCAGTTCGGATTGGCGGCCGACGAACGGCGTGGGTTCGACCACCAACGCGTCGAGAGGGAGGACGGTTGTGGCGGCCTGCAATTCGGCCAAGCCATCGATGATCACCTGATCAATGCGATAGGCGGCCACACCCCCGTCCCTCGCGTTGATATAGATGTTCCGGGCACCACCGTCGTCGCCCCGGCGGCCCTCCGCCTCCTCGGTCAAGACTCTTTGCGCTTCCCGCGCCTCCGCGACTCCCCGATGTGCACTTCACCCATGTGATACGCGGCCGCCGAACCATGGTCGGCGTTGATCGATATGTTGGCCCCTTCACCGGACGCTGTCTGTTGCCCCACGGCCCCGCCCCGCACCGCCTGGCTCGCAGCTCGCGAGTCGCGCTCTCTCTTGACCAGGACGCCGCTCGCTATCCCGGCCACAATTGCCACCCCGAGGAGAAGCCACTCCCACCAGACTGTGCCGCTGCTCGTCAGGAAGGCACCCGCAAAAGTCAATCCCACTGCCGAAACCACCGCCAGCGTCGCCGACGCCCAAACCCGCATCATTCGATCCCCCGCTACCGCTCAGATCGCACCCAGAGTCATACCTAGAGGTTCGCACTCACTACTGGCGATCCGCCAGACGATCAGGGACACCGGCGTGTCTCACCACCGTGTTAGCACTCGCCCCTTGCGCGCTTGCGGCTTCAACCTGAAGTCCGTTGGGAGTCACCTGTGAGATTTTAAGGTCCGGTGTGAGTATCTACAGCGGCGGCCTGTAGATAGCCAAACTCTATGACATGCCCCCGTGCCCGATCTGCGGCCACGCTGTGCCTCCTCAAATAGTGGATTGGTCGAGCAGGGAATCGACGGTCGCCAACACCGCCGCGGCGCCGTCGTCTTGATGGATTCGGTTGGCGAGTTGTTGTGTGTTGTCACGAAGTTGATGGTCGGTGACGGCGATGTGGATGGCGTCGGCGAGGCGCTGAGCGGTGAGGTGGCGCTGCGCGATGGTGGCGGCGCTGACTTGCAGTTGCTGTAGTCGTTGCGCCCAGAAGGGCTGATCACCCATCGGTCCGGGCAGAGCGATACTGGGGACACCGGCGCGCAGACTGGCTGCCGTCGTTCCGGCGCCGCAGTGATGCGCGATCGCGGCCATCTGCGGGAAGAGCCAGTCGTGAGGTGCTTCACCGACGGTCAAGACGTCATCGCCGACGACGTCCAGACCCGCCCAGCCGGACTGCACAATGCCTCGCACGCCGGCTAAGCGCAGGGCTTGGCTGACCACGCGCGACAGGTGCTGGGCCTGCTGTTCGGTGGGGGTCGTGCTACCAAAACCGATCAGCACCGGTGCCGGACCAGCGGCCAGGAAGTCGGTCAGGACGCTTGGCGGTTCCCACTCGGCGACTGACGCGGGCCACCAGTAGCCCACCACCTCCAGCCCGGGCCGCCAGTCCGCCGGTCGCGGTAGGACGTGCGGTGAATAGCCGTGCAGCACCGGCCATTGCGCTTGTGTGCGGGCTTGCCGCAAGGCTCGTGTTGACGTCTCGGGCAGGCCGAGATCGCGGCGAAAGCCAGCGACGACCCGCCGGTAGACGCGGTCGATGACCCAGGCGCCGGCATCTGATGCTGCCCGGTTACCGAGGGAACCGGCCGACCAGGCGCCCAGCACGGTCGGCGGATAGGCCGCGGTCGCTGAAATGGGTTGCATGCGAACCCCTATCGAGGGGATGCCTTTCGCCTCGGCTAGTGGATGACCCGCGAGCTCTGCGAGCGGCGGGAGCAGCAGAGCATCGGCGGGTTCGTCTTGCAGTGCCGAAATGATCGCCTGCCCCATCTCGCGCATCCCGCGTGGCCCGAACAGTGACACAAACGCTTTCGCTGGATTGTCAGGGCGGTCGGCGCCGGGGGTGAAGTCCACCGGCATCTCGCGAAACTCCAGACCACAGCCGGTGATCAACTCCTTGAACGGTGTGAAGGCGGCCATCACGACCCGATGACCCGCCTGTTGCAGTCGCGCGCCAACCCCGGTCAACGGTGCGACGTCGCCGCGGCTGCCGACGGCGGCGATGGCGATGGTGCTCATCGCGGGCCTCGCACGACGCGGCCGAAAATTTCCACGAGGTCCTCGCCGTAGCGGTGGGCGTCAAAGTTGGGGTCCTGCATGAGTTTCTCCACGAGTGCGTTTCCGGCACCGCTCAGTGCGGTCGCGACGGAGTCGACCGGGAAATCCCCGAACTCCCCGCTGTCTTGGCCGGATCGCAGAATCGGGGCGGCATCCAGCGCTGCCAATTCCTCAGCGAGCGCCGGGTTGAGCCCCAACTCTTTGAACGAACGCCCGTCGTTGGGTCGGTAACTCGAAGCGAGCTGGCTCAGCGCGGCCAGGTGGATTCGGTGCGCATCGAAGTACCTGACCGTCGCCCGGATGTAGGCGTTGAGCTTTCCGGTCGCGGTCGACTCGGCCTCCACTGCGGGCACCACCGCGGCCAGCGCCGAGCGATACATCTGCTCGATGATCGCCTCGACCAGGTTGTCTTTCGTGCCGAAGTGATAGAGCACCGCACTCATCGCGACGCCAACTCGATCGGCGATCTTGCGGATCGAGGTCTGAGCCCATCCCACATCGGCGATCACCTCGATCGCGCAGTCCACGATCTGGGAGCGGCGTGCGGCCTGGGTAAAGGTCGGGGCTTTCGCACTTCCTGATCGCATAATCGAAGTTTAGATCATGTGATCTGTAGCCGCGAGGTGGGGCCGTGCTGGACCGGGCCGGTGCTGGAGAAGGGTGATTCATAGTAAGGGTGGTTCCTCGCCGGTAGTCGACGGGTCGGGTGCGTGGACGAATTTGAGCATCCGCTGGTCCCGGATCCCGAGTCTGTTGCGCAGGACGACAGGAGCGTCCGGCCAGAAGTAATCCTCCCAGCTGCGGTGGTCGTTCACCTACGCAGCTGCGAGCTGCCCGCGAAGTGGGCGATGATCGCCTCGGCGGCCTCGTCGCCGGTGAGTTCGCCGCGGCCCATCGCGTCGGTGACTTCGCGGGTGAATGGGTCCAATTCGTGCCCGGCAAGCGCCAGCGCGGTCTCAGTGACCGTCGCAGCTTCCTGCGCCGCTGCGCTCGTTGGATCCGTCATCCACAGCAGTTTATCGGCCGGCCACCGGACGTCCGGGACATCACAATCGTCCGACTATGCCCCCTGCACATTGCGCACGCGCGCACTAATACCCGCCCCGACGGCGCGGTGTGTCAATTGCCGACCAGTGAGTGGAGCCCCCGCACCCATAAAGACCGGCTAATGCGCACAGTGCGCCGCCCGACCACCGTGGTTGGAGGACGTCGGGCTGTGGGCAGGATCAGCCTGGGTTGTGATCCAGTGCTAGCGACTGGCGTTAGTGTCCGCTTTTGAGAAACCGAAACAACGTCACCCACTACCCAAACGATTGGTTACATGTTGTCGTGGGTAAGAACACCTCGTTCAGTCTCGATGAGCACTACAGCGCGTTCATCGAGCAAGAAGTCACCTCGGGCCGCTATCGGTCGGCCAGCGACGTGGTACGCACCGCTCTGCGGCTGCTCGAAGATCGCGAAACGCGGTTGCGCGCACTGCGCCAGGCGCTTGTCGACGGTGAACGCGGTGGGGAGTCGACACCGTTCGATTTCGACGAGTTCGTTGCACGCAAGCGGCCGCCGGTACATCACTCACGGTGAGCCGGTAGGTACTGTCGCCCGCGGCCCAGCTGGACCTGGAACAGATCTGGGACTACACGACCCACTGGATTCAGATGCGCCCTCGTTGGTCCTGCCTGGCATGACTGCGACTGCTGCCACCACCTGGCTTCCGAATGGAGTCAATTGCATAGGCCTTCCGGCGTTGGCTCGCACAAGGATTTGGCTCCCGAGATCCCTTTCAATCCGGTTCACCTGGTCGACCAAGGCAAACTGGTTCAGGCCCAGATCCTGGGCCGCGGCCTGCAGTGTTCGGTACCGGGAAGCTTCGGCGAACCGTTGCAGTCGTTCCCATCCGCCCACCCCGGAAAGCGCGGGGCGCAGTATCGATGGGATGCCGGTGTCGGCCGCAAGTTCGTGGGGGGTGTAGCGGCTGAGTCTGCGCACCGGGATGCAATGCGCTCTGGCCCACCGAGCCATGTTGGCCACGCTCATGCCGCACTCAGCGGCGAGGTCTTCGAGGGAACGGTGCTTGGTGACGTACTGCTCGTAGAGCCAGGTGGCGTCGATGTCGTAGATCGGCCGTCGGTGTGCCTCACGCACGGCGATGCCGTACTCGGTAGCCAGGCGGCCGATGGTTTGGCGGCTGACACCGACGGTCGCGGCGATGTCACGCAGGCTCTGTCCCTCGCCCTCGTACAGCTGAATCAGTTTCTCGCGCGGCAACATGGTTTTTGCGGCGCCGTAGACCAGGCGCGTTTGGGGTCGTCGCGGAGTTGCTACGTTCGCCGGTGCTGGATGGCATTCCAAAACATACCGGACGTCATCGAGTGCGGTGTCTAGCTGGCTGGCGGCGGCGCTGAGCGTTAAGCGGCGACGGCGAATCATGCTGTGTAGCACTGGGATGTCGAGTGCGGCTGGGTCGGGACTCGGCAGGGTGAACGGGTCCATGAGCGTGGTCGGAGGGTGCCAGAAGGCGGGCTCGTCAGTGACGTCGTGCATTCTCAGGAAGTCGCTGGCATGGTCGCGCAGGGCCTTGTTCAGTTCCGGGGTGAGGTGACGTGGGAAGTCGGCGGCCCTCTTGAAGGCTTCGTCGTTGCCGGCGGTGCCGGGCGCTGCCACGGCGGCGGGCATGCCGCTGAGGCGCTCGAAGAGGTAGAACCTGACGTTCTTGGCGCGGGCGGCGGTGCCGCCGGCGGTGCCGGTGTCGCGGCAGATCCGCGCCCACTCTGCTGCTGAGAGTAGCTCCGTGTAGTCGAGCTGGCGGCGGCGCTGGTAGTCGATGGGGGTGTCGGTGGCGGCCAGATAGTCGGCTAGGCACGTCAGCGCCTGCCGGATGTGGTCCCAGTGTTGGGAGCGGGAGAGTTTGCGCAGCACGGCCAGCACGGACTGCTCATGAAGAGGGCAGGTTAGAAGCCCGGCGGCTTCGCGCAACCGGGCGCGCGTCTCGACGAACAGCAGCGCCGTGGACAATGCGGGCCGCAGCTGTTTCTGGTTGCACTCAGCTGTTGCCAGCCGCAGTGACCATGCTGGCCACAGCATCGTCGGGGTGCGTCGGGCGAGGCGGTCGAGTCTCGCGCGGTCGCGCGTCGGTCGGCGGGGCATTGGGGTTCCGATTCGGTAGCGCAGCTGATTACCCGGGGCCAGGAGCGGGGCAAGGGCGCTGAGTTGCACGGCACAAAGGTTGTCGGACTTTCCGCGGCCATGGCCAAGGGTGGTGGCATTGACCGACAATCCCTGCGTGCGGGCGCCGGTGACCAGCCAGCGCATCTTGTCACCCGCCGAGTCGATGTCACGGGCTCTCAGGATGCCCATGGTGGCGACGACACCGACGGCGGCCGTCTC is part of the Mycolicibacterium tusciae JS617 genome and encodes:
- a CDS encoding tetratricopeptide repeat protein; translated protein: MTEEAEGRRGDDGGARNIYINARDGGVAAYRIDQVIIDGLAELQAATTVLPLDALVVEPTPFVGRQSELMRIADLLSGADRDPSSSIVVVSGPPGAGKTALVRQAATAAAAAGRFDHALFVDLRGYADDSNDRVQPAVVLSKLLILLGVEDSAIAADPAEQAIQYQQRLNELAAEGKSVLLWLDNASDPSQFDPLRPASPIHRVAVTTRETFGHIPKPKVVDVDVMGSDEAVELLISAVRARTPDDGRLTQAPQATLRLAELCDHLPLALQIVAALLADEPDRPIVEVVEELASEEDRLNSLDYGTDLSVRAAFALSYKRLPDNLKRLFRLLSVVPGGDVGLVAAGWLISASHTAVRPQLMTLVRSHLIQQHVRNRWSMHDLIRLYSAELSAEQPEDAERALKVIVVKYLLGVGAAADWLTGVPNDNNKKFFPTAQHAAAWFEEERTTAVAIVLAVARRAEPEYRELMLALAVGLGEILGSQRHWLKEFHDVAVVGASLVPEAQNRHYAACVLNHYGSALRKMRQFDDALEAFRRAAEVAEEAGVDGVAIAARTNMGNVYLDQGRDVDEVVEIYWEDVRACRESDPPNRRGEASALSNIGGALGKAERYPEALPPLREAVAICRDLDDKPGIASAGKNLGAVLARLARIEDNQAYLEEAIELLQEAAEIYKERGNVSGWADIANNLGQTQCQIRRFAEGIPNLEAALDYFERSGQTELAGQVREDLESYRLDAAAGRPWSAIPLGANRYRFTNTSGGRLAMIALRPFGVTHVEVEDSPEPHIVPAPVDAGASFVAVVRGRGVRITATAVPSMTHTYSDFVPA
- a CDS encoding glycosyltransferase; protein product: MSTIAIAAVGSRGDVAPLTGVGARLQQAGHRVVMAAFTPFKELITGCGLEFREMPVDFTPGADRPDNPAKAFVSLFGPRGMREMGQAIISALQDEPADALLLPPLAELAGHPLAEAKGIPSIGVRMQPISATAAYPPTVLGAWSAGSLGNRAASDAGAWVIDRVYRRVVAGFRRDLGLPETSTRALRQARTQAQWPVLHGYSPHVLPRPADWRPGLEVVGYWWPASVAEWEPPSVLTDFLAAGPAPVLIGFGSTTPTEQQAQHLSRVVSQALRLAGVRGIVQSGWAGLDVVGDDVLTVGEAPHDWLFPQMAAIAHHCGAGTTAASLRAGVPSIALPGPMGDQPFWAQRLQQLQVSAATIAQRHLTAQRLADAIHIAVTDHQLRDNTQQLANRIHQDDGAAAVLATVDSLLDQSTI
- a CDS encoding TetR/AcrR family transcriptional regulator — encoded protein: MRSGSAKAPTFTQAARRSQIVDCAIEVIADVGWAQTSIRKIADRVGVAMSAVLYHFGTKDNLVEAIIEQMYRSALAAVVPAVEAESTATGKLNAYIRATVRYFDAHRIHLAALSQLASSYRPNDGRSFKELGLNPALAEELAALDAAPILRSGQDSGEFGDFPVDSVATALSGAGNALVEKLMQDPNFDAHRYGEDLVEIFGRVVRGPR
- a CDS encoding type II toxin-antitoxin system ParD family antitoxin, yielding MGKNTSFSLDEHYSAFIEQEVTSGRYRSASDVVRTALRLLEDRETRLRALRQALVDGERGGESTPFDFDEFVARKRPPVHHSR
- a CDS encoding TniQ family protein, yielding MKTVRTLPIRVAPLSGESIDSWLEATAHRSDTAWGDLLTAVALTSPDNRSNTWIVQLADAEAAALGAAAGATPAAVHAMTLSHYANRAVGIDLATGRFLRTFPWGRARGSRYCPHCLADTGGRWQLAWRLGWAFACTQHRCLLADVCPTCHSAQRHRTHITTAIPRPGYCANPAIGQTGSAPARCGTKLADTSVVRFDDDHPLLAAQRTVFDVIECGVGDFGVYRTAPQPQRTVLADIRAVAGRILAYAAPEELAQAVPTDLLSAYRAVSAQPSPRSGRPYAEDKPGLAAPARAETAAVGVVATMGILRARDIDSAGDKMRWLVTGARTQGLSVNATTLGHGRGKSDNLCAVQLSALAPLLAPGNQLRYRIGTPMPRRPTRDRARLDRLARRTPTMLWPAWSLRLATAECNQKQLRPALSTALLFVETRARLREAAGLLTCPLHEQSVLAVLRKLSRSQHWDHIRQALTCLADYLAATDTPIDYQRRRQLDYTELLSAAEWARICRDTGTAGGTAARAKNVRFYLFERLSGMPAAVAAPGTAGNDEAFKRAADFPRHLTPELNKALRDHASDFLRMHDVTDEPAFWHPPTTLMDPFTLPSPDPAALDIPVLHSMIRRRRLTLSAAASQLDTALDDVRYVLECHPAPANVATPRRPQTRLVYGAAKTMLPREKLIQLYEGEGQSLRDIAATVGVSRQTIGRLATEYGIAVREAHRRPIYDIDATWLYEQYVTKHRSLEDLAAECGMSVANMARWARAHCIPVRRLSRYTPHELAADTGIPSILRPALSGVGGWERLQRFAEASRYRTLQAAAQDLGLNQFALVDQVNRIERDLGSQILVRANAGRPMQLTPFGSQVVAAVAVMPGRTNEGASESSGSCSPRSVPGPAGPRATVPTGSP